The Methanocaldococcus jannaschii DSM 2661 genome has a segment encoding these proteins:
- the pstK gene encoding L-seryl-tRNA(Sec) kinase, with product MLIILTGLPGVGKSTFSKNLAKILSKNNIDVIVLGSDLIRESFPVWKEKYEEFIKKSTYRLIDSALKNYWVIVDDTNYYNSMRRDLINIAKKYNKNYAIIYLKASLDVLIRRNIERGEKIPNEVIKKMYEKFDEPGKKYKWDEPFLIIDTTKDIDFNEIAKKLIEKSKEIPKFYVLEENKNKNNNISDKIDKETRKIVSEYIKSKKLDKDKIKEVVELRKEFLKKIKKMEEVDADRVLKEFKDLLNSY from the coding sequence ATGTTAATCATTTTAACAGGGCTGCCAGGGGTTGGGAAATCAACGTTTTCAAAGAATTTAGCAAAAATTTTGAGTAAAAACAACATTGATGTCATAGTTTTAGGAAGTGATTTGATTAGGGAGAGTTTTCCAGTATGGAAGGAGAAATATGAGGAGTTTATTAAAAAATCAACATACCGCTTAATAGACTCTGCTTTAAAAAACTATTGGGTTATTGTTGATGACACCAACTATTATAACTCAATGAGGAGAGATTTAATAAATATAGCCAAAAAATACAACAAAAACTATGCCATAATATATTTAAAAGCTTCTTTAGATGTTTTAATTAGAAGAAATATTGAGAGAGGGGAAAAAATACCAAACGAAGTGATTAAAAAGATGTATGAGAAATTTGATGAGCCAGGGAAGAAATATAAATGGGATGAGCCATTTTTAATAATAGATACAACAAAAGACATTGATTTTAATGAAATAGCTAAAAAATTAATTGAAAAAAGTAAGGAAATTCCTAAATTTTATGTTTTAGAGGAAAATAAAAATAAAAACAACAATATTTCTGATAAAATTGATAAGGAGACAAGAAAAATTGTAAGTGAATATATAAAATCTAAAAAATTAGATAAAGATAAAATTAAAGAGGTTGTAGAATTAAGAAAAGAATTTTTAAAGAAAATAAAAAAGATGGAAGAGGTTGATGCTGATAGGGTATTAAAAGAATTTAAAGATTTACTCAATAGCTATTGA